Proteins co-encoded in one Lineus longissimus chromosome 11, tnLinLong1.2, whole genome shotgun sequence genomic window:
- the LOC135495935 gene encoding protein VAC14 homolog isoform X2 — MNEKDFAPLSAACVRALNDKLYEKRKSAALEIEKMVKEFVALNNTTQVRKLLKVLGQDFTLSTNPHPRKGGLIGLAACAIALGKDSSLYISELVKPVLSCFSDSDSRVRYYACEALYNIVKVARGSTLKYFNDIFDGLSKLAADPDQNVKNGAELLDRLMKDIVAESSSFDLVTFMPLLRERIYTKNPFARQFVVSWVSVLDAVPDINMIIFLPEILDGLFHILGDHSNEIRKMCDGVFGEFLRGIRKFPGHANYAAMINILIAHCQSGGYTDALIQYTAILWIKEFVNLSSREMLPFASGILTAILPCLSYDDDERRNIRETSKAVNTNLMKLIGPEDDVDTPEDEVHDIAKRAEEKLKMEEGSQEEKTEEETEKEKNSLKIQLDIQSVVAVLARQLVHDSMQTRIAVLRWIYHLHIYTPNKIFRHAEELFPLLLKALSDPSDEVVLLDLEILAEISSSTAGNGALLRKADSNNLPDGVQKALESSHGMNKFFPKVLISLLKLFSTDKQLLEGRGSFIIRQLCLLLNPEDIYRTLSEILLHEQDTAFACQMVQTLNSILLTSTELFELRMQLKDLKTEESCKLFCCLYKSWCHSAIATVSLCLLAQTYKHACDILHLFGDIEVTVDFLTEIDKLVQLIESPIFTYLRLQLLDVRSNHYLLKSLYGLLMLLPQSDAFKTLHRRLDCVPPAQFLPPEERNGPPSESPGMRPTLKFIKFEELLQHFSSVQDNHRARRRLPRRVQSSDNK; from the exons ATGAATGAAAAGGACTTTGCACCGCTGAGTGCTGCATGTGTGCGGGCACTTAACGACAAACTTTATGAAAAACGGAAATCAGCAGCCTTAGAAATTGAGAA GATGGTTAAAGAATTTGTAGCACTTAACAACACTACACAGGTTCGAAAATTATTAAAAGTCCTTGGACAAGACTTTACTTTATCAACCAACCCTCATCCAAGGAAAGGAGGGTTAATAGGACTCGCTGCATGTGCAATTGCCCTGGGAAAG GATTCTAGTTTATACATCTCCGAACTGGTGAAACCGGTTCTGTCATGTTTCTCAGACTCGGACAGTAGAGTTCGTTACTACGCGTGTGAAGCTCTCTATAATATAGTGAAAGTTGCAAGGGGTTCTACACTCAAATATTTCAACGATATATTTGATGGCTTGAGTAAG CTTGCTGCCGACCCAGATCAGAATGTAAAGAACGGGGCTGAACTGCTGGACAGATTAATGAAA GACATTGTCGCTGAGAGTTCATCGTTTGACCTAGTCACATTCATGCCCTTACTACGGGAGAGAATCTACACCAAGAATCCATTTGCTAGACAGTTTGTTGTATCCTGG GTTTCTGTTCTTGATGCTGTACCcgacatcaacatgatcatctTCCTGCCCGAGATCCTCGACGGCCTATTTCATATCCTTGGCGATCATAGCAACGAGATCAGGAAAAT GTGTGATGGCGTATTTGGTGAATTTTTACGAGGAATCAGAAAGTTTCCTGGGCATGCCAATTATGCTGCCATGATCAATATTCTTATTGCACATTGTCAATCAGGGG GTTATACGGATGCTCTGATTCAGTATACAGCTATCCTGTGGATTAAAGAATTTGTCAATCTTTCCTCGCGGGAGATGCTACCATTTGCATCGGGAATCCTCACCGCCATCTTGCCGTGTTTATCGTACGATGATGACGAGCGACGAA ATATACGTGAAACATCAAAGGCAGTCAACACAAATCTAATGAAACTGATTGGTCCAGAGGATGATGTGGATACTCCTGAGGATGAAGTGCACGACATTGCCAAGCGAGCTGAGGAAAAGTTGAAAATGGAGGAAGGGTCGCAGGAGGAGAAAACAGAAGAGGAGACAGAGAAAGAGAAAAA TTCCCTTAAAATCCAGCTGGACATTCAGTCGGTTGTAGCGGTGCTAGCGAGACAACTCGTTCATGATTCAATGCAGACTAGAATAGCGGTGTTGCGTTGGATCTACCACCTTCATATATATACACCAAATAAG ATATTCCGCCATGCGGAAGAATTATTCCCATTACTATTGAAAGCCTTGTCCGACCCCTCCGATGAGGTTGTTTTACTAGACCTGGAGATTCTAGCCGAGATATCCTCCAGTACGGCAGGCAATGGTGCCCTCTTACGGAAAGCTGACAGTAACAATCTTCCCGATGGGGTCCAAAAAGCGTTAGAATCGTCACACGGAATGAACAAATTCTTCCCAAAGGTTCTTATTAGTCTACTTAAACTATTCAGCACGGATAAACAATTACTGGAAGGACGAGGATCTTTCATCATCAG GCAACTCTGCTTGTTATTAAATCCCGAGGACATATACCGGACACTCTCGGAGATCCTTCTTCACGAGCAGGACACTGCCTTTGCCTGTCAGATGGTGCAGACTCTCAACAGTATTTTACTGACGTCAACAGAGTTGTTTGAGTTGAGAATGCAGTTGAAGGATTTGAAAACTGAG GAAAGCTGCAAGTTGTTCTGTTGCCTTTACAAGTCTTGGTGCCACAGTGCAATTGCGACTGTATCGTTGTGTCTCCTGGCACAGACTTATAAACATGCCTGTGATATATTACACCTCTT CGGTGATATTGAAGTGACAGTCGACTTCCTGACAGAGATAGACAAACTAGTACAACTTATAGAGTCTCCTATATTTACTT ATCTGCGTCTCCAACTGCTGGATGTCCGCAGCAACCACTACTTGTTAAAAAGCTTGTACGGACTCCTGATGCTGTTACCGCAAAGTGATGCGTTCAAAACACTTCATCGGCGTCTTGACTGCGTTCCACCAGCACAATTCCTACCTCCAGAGGAAAG GAATGGCCCACCGAGTGAATCTCCAGGGATGAGACCAACattaaaattcatcaaattcGAGGAACTCTTGCAACATTTTAGTAGCGTGCAGGATAATCATCGAGCAAGACGACGGTTACCGCGCCGCGTGCAATCATCGGATAATAAGTAG
- the LOC135495757 gene encoding uncharacterized protein LOC135495757 isoform X2: MRQCIKGLMAKSVAVLGGGAAGLCALRHLVNKPKVFNRVVAYEQASQVGGTWVYTEKVGKDEHGLPVMSSMYRNLRTNLPKEVMAFPGYPFPKEWPSFMTHQQVLQYLEDFAVHYKLKEHIEFDTIVEKVHPIQFDGKTKWEIHTRNTIDGKDQTTREEFDAVFVCSGHFSEPMIPDIPSQALFQGDLSHSHDYRYPEPFTDKVVLFLGAGPSGIDIALDIAPVAKTVILCHNKPALQSLLPANVVQKPGIKAITRTGVTLLNDENIEIDALMFCTGYKYTYPFLSSDCHLEIQDGRVMPLYKHVIHTEHPSLFFVGICQTICPFPMFHMQVLFAVASLDGTMKLPTKAVMDQDIMKDYRWRISELDWPHRYAHKMGEHQWAYNNSLAELAGLRKVPRVVESLYDHVHHIRTIQVCEYKEHNYELIDDEHFKTVEN, encoded by the exons ATGAGACAGTGCATTAAAGGA CTGATGGCTAAATCAGTAGCAGTTCTTGGTGGGGGAGCAGCCGGCCTGTGTGCACTCCGCCACCTTGTGAACAAGCCCAAAGTCTTCAATAGAGTGGTGGCCTATGAGCAGGCAAGCCAGGTCGGAGGGACATGGGTGTATACGGAGAAGGTCGGCAAGGATGAACATGGTCTGCCAGTCATGAGTAGCATGTACAGAAACCTTAG aacaaatttaCCTAAGGAAGTCATGGCCTTCCCAGGCTACCCCTTTCCCAAGGAATGGCCGTCGTTCATGACACATCAACAGGTATTACAATACCTTGAGGATTTTGCAGTCCATTACAAACTAAAGGAGCACATTGAG TTTGATACCATTGTTGAGAAAGTCCATCCCATTCAGTTTGACGGTAAAACGAAATGGGAGATTCATACCAGAAACACCATTGACGGAAAAGATCAGACCACACGGGAGGAGTTTGATGCAGTGTTTGTCTGCTCAGG GCATTTTTCCGAACCAATGATCCCTGACATTCCCAGTCAGGCTCTTTTCCAAGGTGACCTAAGCCACAGCCATGATTACAGATACCCAGAGCCTTTCACTGATAAGGTTGTCCTGTTCTTGGGAGCGGGACCATCTGGCATCGACATCGCTTTAGATATTGCCCCTGTTGCTAAAACG GTCATCCTGTGTCACAACAAACCAGCCTTGCAATCACTTCTTCCTGCCAATGTCGTTCAAAAACCTGGTATCAAAGCAATCACCCGCACTGGCGTAACGCTCTTGAATGACGAGAACATTGAAATAGATGCGTTGATGTTCTGCACAGGATACAAATACACATACCCCTTCCTCTCAAGCGATTGTCATCTTgagatccaagatggccgaGTTATGCCGCTGTATAAACATGTCATCCACACGGAACACCCATCGTTATTTTTCGTCGGGATTTGTCAGACGATATGTCCATTTCCAATGTTTCACATGCAGGTGTTATTCGCAGTTGCAAGTTTAGACGGAACGATGAAGCTCCCAACAAAAGCTGTGATGGATCAGGATATCATGAAGGACTATAGGTGGCGTATATCTGAGTTAGATTGGCCGCACCGCTATGCTCATAAAATGGGCGAACACCAGTGGGCCTATAACAACAGTTTAGCTGAATTAGCGGGGTTGAGAAAGGTTCCTCGAGTCGTAGAAAGTTTATATGATCATGTCCATCATATACGCACTATACAAGTTTGTGAATATAAGGAACACAACTATGAACTAATTGACGATGAACATTTCAAAACTGTGGAGAACTGA
- the LOC135495935 gene encoding protein VAC14 homolog isoform X1 — protein MNEKDFAPLSAACVRALNDKLYEKRKSAALEIEKMVRDFNAVNNTVQITRLLKVLGHDFALSGSLHLRNGGLIGLAASAIALGKDSSLYISELVKPVLSCFSDSDSRVRYYACEALYNIVKVARGSTLKYFNDIFDGLSKLAADPDQNVKNGAELLDRLMKDIVAESSSFDLVTFMPLLRERIYTKNPFARQFVVSWVSVLDAVPDINMIIFLPEILDGLFHILGDHSNEIRKMCDGVFGEFLRGIRKFPGHANYAAMINILIAHCQSGGYTDALIQYTAILWIKEFVNLSSREMLPFASGILTAILPCLSYDDDERRNIRETSKAVNTNLMKLIGPEDDVDTPEDEVHDIAKRAEEKLKMEEGSQEEKTEEETEKEKNSLKIQLDIQSVVAVLARQLVHDSMQTRIAVLRWIYHLHIYTPNKIFRHAEELFPLLLKALSDPSDEVVLLDLEILAEISSSTAGNGALLRKADSNNLPDGVQKALESSHGMNKFFPKVLISLLKLFSTDKQLLEGRGSFIIRQLCLLLNPEDIYRTLSEILLHEQDTAFACQMVQTLNSILLTSTELFELRMQLKDLKTEESCKLFCCLYKSWCHSAIATVSLCLLAQTYKHACDILHLFGDIEVTVDFLTEIDKLVQLIESPIFTYLRLQLLDVRSNHYLLKSLYGLLMLLPQSDAFKTLHRRLDCVPPAQFLPPEERNGPPSESPGMRPTLKFIKFEELLQHFSSVQDNHRARRRLPRRVQSSDNK, from the exons ATGAATGAAAAGGACTTTGCACCGCTGAGTGCTGCATGTGTGCGGGCACTTAACGACAAACTTTATGAAAAACGGAAATCAGCAGCCTTAGAAATTGAGAA GATGGTTAGAGACTTTAATGCGGTAAACAATACTGTACAGATCACACGATTGTTAAAAGTTCTCGGACACGACTTTGCTTTGTCAGGTAGCCTACATCTAAGAAATGGAGGGCTGATTGGACTGGCTGCCTCGGCAATTGCTCTTGGGAAG GATTCTAGTTTATACATCTCCGAACTGGTGAAACCGGTTCTGTCATGTTTCTCAGACTCGGACAGTAGAGTTCGTTACTACGCGTGTGAAGCTCTCTATAATATAGTGAAAGTTGCAAGGGGTTCTACACTCAAATATTTCAACGATATATTTGATGGCTTGAGTAAG CTTGCTGCCGACCCAGATCAGAATGTAAAGAACGGGGCTGAACTGCTGGACAGATTAATGAAA GACATTGTCGCTGAGAGTTCATCGTTTGACCTAGTCACATTCATGCCCTTACTACGGGAGAGAATCTACACCAAGAATCCATTTGCTAGACAGTTTGTTGTATCCTGG GTTTCTGTTCTTGATGCTGTACCcgacatcaacatgatcatctTCCTGCCCGAGATCCTCGACGGCCTATTTCATATCCTTGGCGATCATAGCAACGAGATCAGGAAAAT GTGTGATGGCGTATTTGGTGAATTTTTACGAGGAATCAGAAAGTTTCCTGGGCATGCCAATTATGCTGCCATGATCAATATTCTTATTGCACATTGTCAATCAGGGG GTTATACGGATGCTCTGATTCAGTATACAGCTATCCTGTGGATTAAAGAATTTGTCAATCTTTCCTCGCGGGAGATGCTACCATTTGCATCGGGAATCCTCACCGCCATCTTGCCGTGTTTATCGTACGATGATGACGAGCGACGAA ATATACGTGAAACATCAAAGGCAGTCAACACAAATCTAATGAAACTGATTGGTCCAGAGGATGATGTGGATACTCCTGAGGATGAAGTGCACGACATTGCCAAGCGAGCTGAGGAAAAGTTGAAAATGGAGGAAGGGTCGCAGGAGGAGAAAACAGAAGAGGAGACAGAGAAAGAGAAAAA TTCCCTTAAAATCCAGCTGGACATTCAGTCGGTTGTAGCGGTGCTAGCGAGACAACTCGTTCATGATTCAATGCAGACTAGAATAGCGGTGTTGCGTTGGATCTACCACCTTCATATATATACACCAAATAAG ATATTCCGCCATGCGGAAGAATTATTCCCATTACTATTGAAAGCCTTGTCCGACCCCTCCGATGAGGTTGTTTTACTAGACCTGGAGATTCTAGCCGAGATATCCTCCAGTACGGCAGGCAATGGTGCCCTCTTACGGAAAGCTGACAGTAACAATCTTCCCGATGGGGTCCAAAAAGCGTTAGAATCGTCACACGGAATGAACAAATTCTTCCCAAAGGTTCTTATTAGTCTACTTAAACTATTCAGCACGGATAAACAATTACTGGAAGGACGAGGATCTTTCATCATCAG GCAACTCTGCTTGTTATTAAATCCCGAGGACATATACCGGACACTCTCGGAGATCCTTCTTCACGAGCAGGACACTGCCTTTGCCTGTCAGATGGTGCAGACTCTCAACAGTATTTTACTGACGTCAACAGAGTTGTTTGAGTTGAGAATGCAGTTGAAGGATTTGAAAACTGAG GAAAGCTGCAAGTTGTTCTGTTGCCTTTACAAGTCTTGGTGCCACAGTGCAATTGCGACTGTATCGTTGTGTCTCCTGGCACAGACTTATAAACATGCCTGTGATATATTACACCTCTT CGGTGATATTGAAGTGACAGTCGACTTCCTGACAGAGATAGACAAACTAGTACAACTTATAGAGTCTCCTATATTTACTT ATCTGCGTCTCCAACTGCTGGATGTCCGCAGCAACCACTACTTGTTAAAAAGCTTGTACGGACTCCTGATGCTGTTACCGCAAAGTGATGCGTTCAAAACACTTCATCGGCGTCTTGACTGCGTTCCACCAGCACAATTCCTACCTCCAGAGGAAAG GAATGGCCCACCGAGTGAATCTCCAGGGATGAGACCAACattaaaattcatcaaattcGAGGAACTCTTGCAACATTTTAGTAGCGTGCAGGATAATCATCGAGCAAGACGACGGTTACCGCGCCGCGTGCAATCATCGGATAATAAGTAG
- the LOC135495757 gene encoding uncharacterized protein LOC135495757 isoform X1 produces MRQCIKGVSEKLMAKSVAVLGGGAAGLCALRHLVNKPKVFNRVVAYEQASQVGGTWVYTEKVGKDEHGLPVMSSMYRNLRTNLPKEVMAFPGYPFPKEWPSFMTHQQVLQYLEDFAVHYKLKEHIEFDTIVEKVHPIQFDGKTKWEIHTRNTIDGKDQTTREEFDAVFVCSGHFSEPMIPDIPSQALFQGDLSHSHDYRYPEPFTDKVVLFLGAGPSGIDIALDIAPVAKTVILCHNKPALQSLLPANVVQKPGIKAITRTGVTLLNDENIEIDALMFCTGYKYTYPFLSSDCHLEIQDGRVMPLYKHVIHTEHPSLFFVGICQTICPFPMFHMQVLFAVASLDGTMKLPTKAVMDQDIMKDYRWRISELDWPHRYAHKMGEHQWAYNNSLAELAGLRKVPRVVESLYDHVHHIRTIQVCEYKEHNYELIDDEHFKTVEN; encoded by the exons ATGAGACAGTGCATTAAAGGAGTAAGTGAGAAG CTGATGGCTAAATCAGTAGCAGTTCTTGGTGGGGGAGCAGCCGGCCTGTGTGCACTCCGCCACCTTGTGAACAAGCCCAAAGTCTTCAATAGAGTGGTGGCCTATGAGCAGGCAAGCCAGGTCGGAGGGACATGGGTGTATACGGAGAAGGTCGGCAAGGATGAACATGGTCTGCCAGTCATGAGTAGCATGTACAGAAACCTTAG aacaaatttaCCTAAGGAAGTCATGGCCTTCCCAGGCTACCCCTTTCCCAAGGAATGGCCGTCGTTCATGACACATCAACAGGTATTACAATACCTTGAGGATTTTGCAGTCCATTACAAACTAAAGGAGCACATTGAG TTTGATACCATTGTTGAGAAAGTCCATCCCATTCAGTTTGACGGTAAAACGAAATGGGAGATTCATACCAGAAACACCATTGACGGAAAAGATCAGACCACACGGGAGGAGTTTGATGCAGTGTTTGTCTGCTCAGG GCATTTTTCCGAACCAATGATCCCTGACATTCCCAGTCAGGCTCTTTTCCAAGGTGACCTAAGCCACAGCCATGATTACAGATACCCAGAGCCTTTCACTGATAAGGTTGTCCTGTTCTTGGGAGCGGGACCATCTGGCATCGACATCGCTTTAGATATTGCCCCTGTTGCTAAAACG GTCATCCTGTGTCACAACAAACCAGCCTTGCAATCACTTCTTCCTGCCAATGTCGTTCAAAAACCTGGTATCAAAGCAATCACCCGCACTGGCGTAACGCTCTTGAATGACGAGAACATTGAAATAGATGCGTTGATGTTCTGCACAGGATACAAATACACATACCCCTTCCTCTCAAGCGATTGTCATCTTgagatccaagatggccgaGTTATGCCGCTGTATAAACATGTCATCCACACGGAACACCCATCGTTATTTTTCGTCGGGATTTGTCAGACGATATGTCCATTTCCAATGTTTCACATGCAGGTGTTATTCGCAGTTGCAAGTTTAGACGGAACGATGAAGCTCCCAACAAAAGCTGTGATGGATCAGGATATCATGAAGGACTATAGGTGGCGTATATCTGAGTTAGATTGGCCGCACCGCTATGCTCATAAAATGGGCGAACACCAGTGGGCCTATAACAACAGTTTAGCTGAATTAGCGGGGTTGAGAAAGGTTCCTCGAGTCGTAGAAAGTTTATATGATCATGTCCATCATATACGCACTATACAAGTTTGTGAATATAAGGAACACAACTATGAACTAATTGACGATGAACATTTCAAAACTGTGGAGAACTGA